From Bacteroidales bacterium, one genomic window encodes:
- a CDS encoding PorP/SprF family type IX secretion system membrane protein, with translation MFKRITYIIIISIAYLTFNTEESFSQDPEFTQYYANPLYLNPAFAGSIMCPRMVFNFRDQWPNIPGTFVTYSASYDQHVNNLFGGIGILIYNDRAGEGTINTTSASFMYSYRGEISKNFSIKAALQATYVQKSLDWDKLTWPDMINPMLGFINQTTEKKIDTRIAYPDFSAGILGYSDLFYGGVAVHHFMEPNETFFQQQSILPRKYTVHIGTIVPMESKRRKHRKKLKPEDPVFSPNIVYQRQGEFSQFNYGFYVTKYPAVGGVWFRQCPENADAFILMIGFIQNSFKFGYSYDLTISSLTTATAGAHEISLSMMFPCSPKRKRARVIMCPSF, from the coding sequence ATGTTCAAAAGAATTACATACATAATTATAATATCCATTGCATATCTTACATTTAATACTGAAGAAAGTTTTTCGCAGGATCCTGAATTTACTCAGTATTATGCTAATCCCCTCTATCTTAATCCTGCTTTTGCAGGTTCAATTATGTGCCCGAGGATGGTTTTTAATTTCCGTGACCAATGGCCTAATATTCCGGGAACATTTGTAACTTATAGTGCTTCTTATGACCAGCATGTAAATAACTTGTTCGGCGGAATTGGTATTTTAATATATAACGATAGAGCCGGTGAGGGAACAATTAACACTACTTCTGCAAGTTTCATGTATTCATACAGAGGGGAAATTTCCAAAAATTTTTCAATTAAAGCAGCATTACAAGCAACTTATGTGCAAAAATCTCTTGATTGGGATAAGCTTACATGGCCCGATATGATTAATCCCATGTTGGGATTTATTAATCAAACTACTGAAAAGAAAATTGATACCAGAATTGCATATCCCGATTTTTCAGCAGGAATACTCGGATATTCCGATTTGTTTTACGGCGGTGTTGCAGTTCATCACTTTATGGAACCGAATGAAACATTCTTCCAGCAACAGAGTATTCTTCCAAGAAAATATACAGTACATATAGGAACTATTGTTCCTATGGAAAGCAAGAGAAGAAAACACAGAAAAAAGCTGAAACCTGAAGACCCTGTATTTTCACCTAATATTGTATATCAGCGTCAGGGCGAATTCAGCCAGTTTAATTATGGCTTTTATGTTACAAAATATCCTGCAGTTGGAGGAGTATGGTTCAGACAATGCCCCGAAAATGCTGATGCATTTATTCTAATGATTGGTTTTATTCAGAACAGTTTTAAATTCGGATACAGTTATGATTTAACTATTTCTTCTTTAACTACAGCTACAGCAGGAGCACACGAAATTTCTTTATCAATGATGTTCCCATGCAGTCCCAAGAGGAAAAGAGCAAGAGTAATTATGTGTCCTTCATTTTAA
- the porU gene encoding type IX secretion system sortase PorU, which produces MIKRLYILILTLSFFEYTLAFTKLIKKELSWNIHQEKFSDDFKINLLYFNDATYNEFNLPVFNERIDAESPDVKVMTKLYNETYVPFTDAELKQINNLDKITGDISIKSNVLIERKIPYILVSFVPIRKNPTTNKLEKLVSFELSIEITPVYSAKAGKMRHTYTQNSVLASGRWYKIGTYYNGIYKLTYNDLVRLGIDVTSINPKNIRVYGNGGGMLPEDNSSSRPDDLIENAIFVSGESDGKFDAGDYILFYGQSPHKWSYNISSEKFTHYNNIYSDETYYFLTTDIGAGKRVTVQTSSTSTPTNTVTTFNDFSYHEKDSLNLIKSGKAWYGEYFDLINSYSFSFSFPNIDANSDVRVNTKIAGKTFSGNAVFEINANGKDTIITTGVCSDVEFAKDGYSEMFFKTPSSTIFTNVSMLSSNTTGWLDYIEVNARRNLIMSGNQLSFRDALSTGTGNISEFHLSTSNPNLTIWDITNLFEPKAQETTYNSGALTFRLANDSLKEFIAFNGTFYYTANLLGSVANQNLHSLSKIDFVIVAPQTFLSEANRLAEFRRNNDNFSVAVVSTQQVYNEFSSGSQDVSAIRDFIKMLYDKASSQNELPKYLLLFGDGSYDYKSRIKNNTNYVPAYEAASSLSSTNSYVSDDFYALLDDNEGADAYGYIDVGGGRFPVTSIDEAKNAVDKVIRYSVKYNELQASSNDCSSSNDISNYAEWRNIICFAADDEDDNVHLNQAEQITKYIDATYKNFNIEKIYFDSYKQESTPGGQRYPGVTDAINQKIEKGTLIINYIGHGGQLGWAHERVLEISDINSWKNYYNMPVFITATCEFSYYDNPDQVSAGEYVFLNPSGGGVALFTTTRLAYSQSNYVLNMNFYENAFNKMSDGRYPRLGDIVRLAKGMSGISVNNKIFTILGDPSLEISLPKYEVNTTPFSDTLKALSKVTIQGILSDTAGQPLNNFNGIIYPTVYDKYSTVSTLGQDEHSSITNFKIQKNVLYKGKVSVTNGNYKFTFIVPKDISYQYGNGKLSYYANNQYDDAKGYNKNIIVGGSNNNAPPDNSGPNINLFLNNDKFVFGGITNENPILLAFLSDSNGINTVGNGIGHDVVATIDDNTENSFVLNDFYEASLNSYQKGTIRYQFNDLSEGKHKLKLKVWDTYNNSSEAYTEFIVAKSAEIKLEHVLNYPNPFTTHTSFYFEHNQPCCGLDVQVKIFTVSGKLIKTIDKSVETEGFRVDFDQITWDGTDDYGDKVGRGVYIYHLKVRSNNGSVAEKYEKLVIL; this is translated from the coding sequence ATGATAAAACGACTATATATATTAATACTAACACTATCTTTTTTCGAATATACACTTGCTTTTACAAAACTAATAAAAAAAGAATTAAGTTGGAACATTCATCAGGAAAAATTTTCAGATGACTTCAAAATAAACCTTCTTTATTTTAATGATGCCACATACAATGAGTTTAACCTGCCTGTTTTTAACGAAAGAATAGATGCTGAAAGCCCGGATGTTAAAGTAATGACAAAATTATATAATGAAACATATGTTCCTTTTACCGATGCAGAGCTTAAACAAATCAATAACCTTGATAAAATAACCGGGGATATATCAATAAAATCAAATGTTTTAATTGAAAGAAAAATTCCATACATACTTGTTTCTTTTGTTCCCATCAGAAAAAATCCAACAACAAATAAATTAGAAAAGTTAGTTTCATTCGAATTATCAATAGAAATAACGCCTGTCTATTCTGCTAAAGCAGGTAAAATGAGACATACATACACTCAAAATTCAGTTCTTGCTTCAGGCAGGTGGTATAAAATAGGAACATATTACAACGGCATATATAAATTAACTTACAACGACCTTGTGAGACTTGGAATTGATGTTACTTCAATCAACCCGAAAAACATAAGAGTTTATGGCAATGGAGGCGGCATGCTGCCTGAAGACAATTCATCCTCCCGACCTGATGATTTAATTGAAAATGCAATATTTGTAAGCGGCGAAAGTGATGGTAAATTTGATGCAGGTGATTATATTTTATTTTACGGACAATCGCCACACAAATGGTCTTACAATATTTCATCGGAAAAGTTCACTCATTATAATAATATTTATTCAGACGAAACTTATTATTTTCTCACAACTGACATTGGAGCGGGAAAAAGAGTTACGGTGCAAACTTCAAGCACTTCAACTCCTACAAATACAGTAACTACTTTTAATGATTTTTCATATCATGAAAAAGATTCTTTAAATCTCATAAAATCGGGCAAAGCATGGTATGGCGAATATTTTGATTTGATAAACTCATACAGCTTTTCCTTTTCTTTTCCTAATATTGATGCAAATTCTGATGTAAGAGTTAATACAAAAATTGCAGGAAAAACTTTTAGCGGAAATGCAGTTTTTGAAATAAATGCAAATGGGAAAGACACAATAATAACAACGGGAGTATGTAGTGATGTTGAATTTGCTAAAGACGGCTATTCGGAAATGTTTTTTAAAACTCCGTCATCAACAATTTTTACTAATGTCTCTATGCTAAGTTCGAACACAACGGGTTGGCTCGATTATATTGAGGTTAATGCAAGAAGAAATCTTATAATGTCAGGAAATCAGCTTTCCTTCAGAGATGCCTTGTCGACAGGCACAGGTAATATTTCCGAATTTCATTTGTCAACTTCAAATCCTAACCTTACTATATGGGACATAACAAATCTCTTCGAACCTAAAGCACAGGAAACAACTTATAATTCAGGAGCTTTAACTTTCAGGTTAGCAAACGACTCGCTTAAAGAATTCATAGCTTTCAACGGTACATTTTATTATACGGCAAATCTTCTTGGTTCCGTAGCAAATCAAAACTTACATTCATTAAGTAAAATTGATTTTGTAATAGTGGCACCTCAGACGTTTTTAAGCGAAGCCAACAGATTAGCCGAATTTCGCAGAAACAACGACAACTTTAGTGTAGCCGTAGTAAGTACACAGCAAGTATATAATGAGTTTTCATCGGGTTCACAGGATGTTTCGGCAATACGAGATTTTATAAAAATGCTGTATGATAAAGCCTCATCACAAAATGAACTGCCCAAGTACCTTTTATTATTTGGTGATGGTTCTTATGATTATAAAAGTCGGATAAAAAACAATACAAATTATGTTCCTGCTTATGAAGCTGCAAGTTCCCTCTCATCAACCAATTCTTATGTTTCAGATGATTTTTATGCTTTACTTGATGACAACGAAGGAGCAGATGCGTATGGTTATATTGATGTAGGAGGAGGTCGTTTCCCTGTCACTTCTATTGATGAAGCAAAAAATGCAGTTGACAAAGTTATCAGATATTCGGTAAAATATAATGAGCTTCAAGCTTCCAGCAACGATTGTTCTTCATCAAACGACATATCAAATTATGCCGAATGGAGAAACATAATTTGTTTTGCAGCCGATGATGAAGACGACAATGTGCATCTTAATCAGGCGGAACAGATTACTAAATACATAGATGCCACTTATAAAAATTTCAACATTGAAAAAATATATTTTGATTCATATAAGCAGGAGTCGACTCCCGGAGGACAACGATATCCTGGAGTTACAGATGCCATTAACCAAAAAATTGAAAAAGGAACTTTAATAATTAATTATATAGGGCATGGAGGTCAGTTGGGCTGGGCACACGAACGTGTTTTGGAAATTTCGGATATAAACAGTTGGAAAAATTATTATAATATGCCTGTATTCATTACCGCCACATGCGAATTCAGCTATTATGACAACCCCGACCAAGTATCAGCAGGAGAATATGTGTTTTTAAATCCAAGCGGAGGCGGAGTAGCTTTATTTACAACAACCCGCTTGGCTTATTCACAGTCAAACTATGTGCTGAATATGAATTTTTATGAAAATGCTTTCAATAAAATGAGTGATGGCAGATATCCGCGACTTGGCGATATAGTAAGGTTAGCTAAAGGAATGTCAGGAATAAGTGTTAATAACAAAATATTTACAATTTTGGGGGACCCTTCGCTGGAAATAAGTTTACCCAAATATGAAGTTAACACTACTCCTTTCTCCGATACTTTAAAAGCACTTTCCAAAGTTACTATACAGGGTATTTTATCTGATACAGCCGGACAACCGCTCAACAATTTCAACGGTATTATTTACCCTACCGTATATGATAAGTATTCAACAGTATCAACACTTGGACAAGATGAGCACAGTTCAATAACAAATTTCAAAATTCAGAAAAATGTATTATATAAAGGAAAGGTTTCTGTAACAAACGGAAATTATAAATTTACATTTATTGTTCCAAAAGACATATCTTATCAATATGGAAACGGAAAACTAAGCTATTATGCGAATAATCAATACGATGATGCTAAGGGATATAATAAAAACATAATAGTTGGTGGCTCTAATAATAATGCTCCACCGGATAACAGCGGACCAAATATTAACTTATTTCTTAATAATGATAAATTTGTTTTCGGTGGCATTACAAATGAAAATCCTATTTTGCTTGCTTTTTTAAGTGATTCTAACGGGATAAATACTGTAGGTAACGGAATAGGACACGATGTTGTGGCAACCATCGATGATAATACCGAAAATTCATTTGTTTTGAACGATTTTTATGAAGCTTCCCTTAACAGTTACCAGAAAGGTACAATTCGTTACCAATTCAATGATTTGTCTGAAGGCAAGCACAAACTCAAATTAAAGGTATGGGATACATACAACAATTCATCCGAAGCATATACTGAATTTATTGTTGCCAAATCGGCAGAGATAAAACTCGAGCATGTTTTAAATTATCCCAATCCTTTTACAACACATACTTCATTTTATTTTGAACATAATCAACCTTGCTGCGGATTGGATGTACAAGTAAAAATATTTACAGTTTCAGGTAAATTAATTAAAACAATTGATAAATCGGTTGAAACGGAAGGTTTCAGAGTTGACTTCGACCAAATCACATGGGATGGAACCGATGATTACGGAGATAAAGTCGGAAGAGGTGTATATATTTATCATTTGAAAGTTCGCTCGAATAATGGCTCTGTTGCTGAAAAATATGAAAAATTAGTTATATTATAA